The DNA window CGGCCGTGTTCCAAATCCGAATCTGTCCATCCAGACTGCCCGTCGCCAAGAGCCTGGCGGAAGGACAGTAGTCCAGGGCGTAGACCCATTCCTGATGGCCGGCGTACAGTTGAAGCTGGTTTCTTTTGTCGGCGTCGTATTGCCGAACCGAGGCGTCGGCCGACCCCGCGAACACGCGTTGCTGATCCATTCGAAGACAAAAGATCTCGCCGCCGAACCCGCTGATCTCGTGAATGTGCTCGCGCTTTTTCTTTTTCATTTCCTTGTCTTCGTATCCCTGATCGTTGGCATGCCAGACACGGATCCGCTGATCGGCGCCGGCGCTGACGACACGTGCGCCGTCGCTGCTAAAGGCGACGTCGTGAACCGTCTGGCCATGGTCGGAGTACGTTAGCAGCAATTGGCCGCTGAGGGCGTCGAATACCTTGCAAGTCCTGTCGCGCGAAGCCGTGGCAAGCCGCACGCCGTCGGGGCTCCAGGCGACCGCCATCACCCAGTCGGAATGGTCCTTGAGGACCAGCTCCGACTTGCCGGTCGACGCGTCCCAGATCCGTACTGCGTGATCGGCCCCGCAACCGGCAAGCTTCGCCCCGTCGGGACTGAACGCCACATCAAAGGCGCAATCCGTCATGGAACCGAAATGTCGCAGTAGCTTCCCCTCGACCGGATCGAACACCTTGATTTCACCTAGTCGGCCGGGCGTGCCGCCAGCGGCCGCCAGTAGCTTGCCGTCCGCGCTGTACGCCAGCGAGTACGTTCGTTCGGCCGCGTTGGCGATGCGCCGGGCCAGCACGCCGTCGGCCGTGTTCCAGATGGTGATCTCATGCAGGCCGCTGACCGCCAATTCCTGGCCGTCGGGTCGGAACGCCAGGGCGGTGATGGGAAGCGGTCGAGGATAAGCGGCGGGTGGTTCGGGATGCTTCCAGACAACGCTCGACACCAGTTCGGCTTGGGGATCATCGCCGTCGAAAACGGCGCCGGCGGCGATCCACTGCCTGATCGCTGCGATCTCCGCGGTCGATAGGGGAGCGACATCTTTCGGCATGCGCTCCCCGGCGTCGCTCGCCGAGATCAACTGCAGCAAGTAGCTCTCTTCTGGCTTGCCAGGCGTAACGGCCGCCTCGCCCGATTCGCCCGCTT is part of the Lignipirellula cremea genome and encodes:
- a CDS encoding c-type cytochrome domain-containing protein, with product MLPLADLRLKASLFSAACLTMFVCLASSPAQSISFREQIAPILVQRCLACHGELKFQGEYQLHNFEAMLKAGESGEAAVTPGKPEESYLLQLISASDAGERMPKDVAPLSTAEIAAIRQWIAAGAVFDGDDPQAELVSSVVWKHPEPPAAYPRPLPITALAFRPDGQELAVSGLHEITIWNTADGVLARRIANAAERTYSLAYSADGKLLAAAGGTPGRLGEIKVFDPVEGKLLRHFGSMTDCAFDVAFSPDGAKLAGCGADHAVRIWDASTGKSELVLKDHSDWVMAVAWSPDGVRLATASRDRTCKVFDALSGQLLLTYSDHGQTVHDVAFSSDGARVVSAGADQRIRVWHANDQGYEDKEMKKKKREHIHEISGFGGEIFCLRMDQQRVFAGSADASVRQYDADKRNQLQLYAGHQEWVYALDYCPSARLLATGSLDGQIRIWNTAEVDENKRNIATFFAAPGYPSPAQNAPAGTEVKP